From Haloarcula sp. CBA1127, a single genomic window includes:
- a CDS encoding UPF0058 family protein codes for MKKQELIHLHGLLAQVQNHYEAESGTEVDHDEYEELGVKPTSIHKSKTDHKAAVFAIADGIASEMADETKEPVSAAAD; via the coding sequence ATGAAAAAGCAGGAGCTCATCCACCTTCACGGCCTGCTTGCACAGGTACAGAACCACTACGAAGCCGAATCCGGGACAGAAGTGGACCACGACGAATACGAGGAACTGGGTGTCAAGCCGACATCGATTCACAAGTCGAAAACAGACCACAAGGCCGCTGTCTTTGCGATTGCTGACGGTATTGCCTCCGAAATGGCTGACGAAACCAAAGAGCCTGTTTCTGCCGCCGCGGACTAA
- a CDS encoding DUF555 domain-containing protein, with the protein MNCRVVVEAAVPVYDVASADEAVRIAISKTGEMLNPDLNYVEINMGDRHCPHCGETLEPAFLAADESLVALELEMTVFNVERDEHAARIARKEIGQRLENIPLDVLEIEEIPEESDETAEDESSSEESATETDDLPADQSEDKSDDVLPEFEELIDE; encoded by the coding sequence ATGAATTGCCGAGTTGTTGTTGAGGCCGCAGTCCCAGTGTATGATGTGGCATCTGCGGACGAGGCAGTTCGCATCGCCATCTCGAAGACGGGGGAAATGCTGAACCCCGACCTCAACTACGTCGAGATCAATATGGGCGACCGGCACTGCCCGCACTGCGGCGAGACACTGGAACCGGCTTTTCTCGCGGCAGATGAGAGTCTCGTCGCACTCGAACTGGAGATGACCGTCTTCAACGTCGAACGGGACGAACACGCCGCCCGGATCGCCCGCAAGGAGATCGGGCAACGGCTCGAAAACATCCCGCTCGACGTGCTCGAAATCGAAGAGATTCCAGAGGAGTCAGACGAGACGGCAGAAGACGAGTCCTCGTCCGAAGAGTCGGCAACCGAGACCGACGACCTGCCAGCGGACCAGTCAGAGGACAAATCGGACGACGTGTTACCCGAGTTCGAGGAATTAATCGACGAGTAA